From one Planococcus citri chromosome 3, ihPlaCitr1.1, whole genome shotgun sequence genomic stretch:
- the LOC135840711 gene encoding plexin A3-like, with amino-acid sequence MTNGIVNCILSKSFQTPAIPKGSEALVAKLLLRTSNLDIQNIWSTNITFFDCQAYSSSEKCIFSTFPCYWCSNIHSCIYNAMKKANCPNAPTSEIITFWPLRGPCGGGTNITILGQNLSDPFNSTQFGIKVAGRLCIPQRNSYAAMKKIVCTIEQSSSFQFQEGPVEVQVNGHTWVTSPQNFTFANPEIKSIHPVEGPTYGGTVITITGKNLDVGSSIKVFIGEILCAIFSISPFEIKCITEGNSPSPTPSINSTEKHTNITKSDIFVSFDHTYLKSGSFGYFKDNQSDDKGFNLVPKGIPSGGVEILIHNVNLTMTQELLFVIHHDGESFHSPCKIQNDSTTTLSCASPRVSNVKNELLDPRNPRKMKFLLTNNDSINPLIDILHDQMSEFLLYPDPEFHHFLNSSIKIDEKNYLIIKGKNINRACQRNDIVVMVGINDTCTVLSLSLEQVVCVLPKSEHNNFVDEYEEEDLLFKHDNITILIGNNFKRIVPKYKDSTSNTTGLMFAVAITSTGVLLLFIILLLIYHFCHHNDTSVKNSQALDEAQQRINKMCIESIALRQHIKQVIIDNQIELDENSSNILVRNMKTTYNESTSSQKPEMSRYYTFCSVSF; translated from the coding sequence ATGACAAATGGAATAGTCAACTGCATACTATCAAAATCATTCCAAACACCTGCAATACCAAAAGGTAGTGAAGCTTTGGTAGCAAAATTATTACTTCGGACAAGCAACCTGGACATACAAAATATTTGGAGCACaaacattacattttttgattgtcAAGCATACTCTTCAagtgaaaagtgtattttttctactttccCATGTTACTGGTGTTCAAATATACACTCATGTATATACAATGCCATGAAGAAGGCAAACTGTCCAAATGCTCCCACTTCAGaaatcatcactttttggcCTCTGAGAGGACCATGTGGAGGTGGTACCAATATCACTATTTTAGGTCAAAACCTGAGTGACCCATTTAATAGCACTCAGTTTGGTATTAAAGTTGCAGGTAGATTATGTATACCACAAAGAAACAGCTATGCagccatgaaaaaaattgtatgcacTATTGAGCAGTCaagttcatttcaatttcaagaagGACCTGTTGAGGTACAGGTGAATGGGCATACTTGGGTAACATCTCCACAAAACTTCACTTTTGCCAATCCGGAAATTAAAAGCATTCATCCTGTTGAAGGCCCCACATATGGTGGCACTGTAATAACAATTACAGGCAAAAACCTTGATGTTGGAAGTTCAATCAAAGTTtttattggagaaattttgtgtGCAATATTTTCAATCAGCCCATTTGAAATAAAGTGTATCACTGAGGGCAACAGTCCATCTCCCACACCATCAATTAACAGTACAGAGAAACATACAAATATTACAAAATCGGACATTTTTGTATCATTTGACCACACTTACCTGAAGAGTGGTTCTTTTGGGTACTTCAAAGACAATCAAAGTGATGATAAGGGTTTTAATTTGGTACCAAAAGGTATTCCTTCAGGaggtgttgaaattttaatacacaaTGTAAACCTGACCATGACACAAGAATTGTTGTTTGTTATACACCATGATGGTGAATCTTTTCACAGCCcctgtaaaattcaaaatgattcaacaaCAACCTTGTCATGTGCATCACCTCGAGTatcaaatgtaaaaaatgaattactaGACCCAAGAAAtccaagaaaaatgaaatttttactaaCAAACAATGATTCAATCAACCCACTGATCGATATTCTACATGATCAGATGTCAGAATTTCTCTTGTATCCTGACccagaatttcatcattttttaaattcctctattaaaattgatgaaaaaaattatttaattattaaagGAAAGAATATAAACAGGGCCTGCCAAAGAAATGATATTGTTGTAATGGTAGGTATTAATGACACTTGTACAGTACTCTCATTATCTTTAGAACAAGTTGTTTGTGTTCTACCAAAATCTGAGCACAATAATTTTGTTGATGAGTATGAAGAAGAAGATCTGTTGTTCAAGCATGATAACATCACAATATTGATTGGAAATAACTTCAAAAGAATAGTCCCAAAGTATAAAGATTCAACATCCAATACTACTGGCCTAATGTTTGCAGTAGCTATTACTTCCACCGGAGTTCTTCTCTTATTCATCATACTTCTActcatttatcatttttgtcaTCATAATGACACTtctgtgaaaaattcacaagCATTGGATGAAGCACAGCAGCGTATAAATAAAATGTGTATTGAGTCAATAGCCTTGAGGCAACATATTAAGCAGGTTATTATTGACAACCAGATTGAATTggatgaaaattcttcaaatatatTGGTaagaaatatgaaaactacatatAATGAATCAACCAGTTCTCAAAAACCAGAGATGAGCAGGTACTACACTTTCTGTTCTGTTTCATTTTAG